The sequence GTTCTAAAGCAAAATGTTCACAAACTACATAAAGAATCTGAATGATATGGTATTTACCACGGTAAGCCCTCAGGTTATCTGCTCTCCTGCATGTCATTGCTGTGCTGAGAGATGCATGGCCAGACTAAAAAAAATGGTCTATGGACATAATTAATCCCTACTTATATTCTCCCAAGCCTGCTCTGCCTTCATTTGTTCACAGACAATATATGCCAAAGACTGTATGCGCTCTGCTTTTCACATATAATAATATACTTGATTAAAAAGCGCATGTTTTATAATGCTTTTGTGTTAAAATTCCACGCTGATTTCTGTAATTTGCTGTAGTCTGACAACCCAGAAGAGCCGCAGAGTCCTGGGGTGCTGGGACGAATTGGTAGCTGGCTCACTCCATGGAAAGGAAGGAGTCCCAATAGTCCCACTGAAAATTCATCCCCAACTCGTGACCGAGCGCTGAAGTCGGAGGACGAGGAGAGTGAGAAACCtgccaggaaacaccagctggGGGAGAAAGAAAAGAGCTCGAATCCCGATCCGCTGGGTCCCTCAAGAGACTTTTCATGCTTTGAAGAAGTGGTCGCCACGCAGTCTGCCCACAGAGAACACTCTGTAGTGAGCAGCAGTGTGGCCGCAGGAGGCGGGCCAAGAGAGGCGGAGTTTTTCGACAGCAAAAAGAAGCGAATAGGGCAGGCAAATAAGGGCAGCCATGCTCCTTTGGCGGGCGGGAATTCTGACAGTCTTTCTAGTTATCTGACAGATCTCTCTGCCACCTCTTCTTCGTCTGAGCAGGGTGTGGTATGGAACTCTGACCAGGGCCAAGCCCATTCTTTAGCCCAGACAGCTGCACAGGCCCAGGCAGGAAAGAGGCTGCATGTTTACGTGGAGGAGACCAGCGTGACTCACTGTGGCCAAGACACCTtaacaggacaggaagtgatcCTCACCAAAATTGAAAAAAAGCTACCGGTTTTCCAAAAGTCCAAATCATCCGAATCGCCAAGTGTCGATTCATTGAGAAGCTTAACTTCAAAAGCAGAGGTAAACAAAAGTGCAAATTTAAGGCCTCCGGTCGTACCACAAACCGACAGCATAGAGACACAACAGGGCGTGTCACAGAAACTACACAAAGACCGCCAGTTGGAGCTTGAACCAGATAAAAAACAAACAGAGGCTGGCAACATGGGGCGTAAAAACTCAGCTAAGAAGAAAACGAGGAAGAACAATCAGGGAGATGGCGGGTGCAGCTCTCAGGAAAAATTGCCTGTCAATGTCCAACCTGTTCAAGAGGGATTCCCTTCCCCCAATAGCTCAGCGACCAGCCCGCAGGGGGAAAGTCCACAGAGTCAAGTGGAAGAGCAACCTACTGACTCCTCCTCTAAGCATGGCCTCACCTCACTGGCCTCACCTGGAGGTGGAGAAAATGAGACTTCCTGTCCTAATGCCACCAAGAATGCAGACAACTTCTTGGGCTCACATCCAGTCACTGCAACGGCTGATGGAAGGGCAGACATGGAGGATGACGAACAGTTTTACAGAGTGGAGCGGAAGACAGAGACACCGGAGTCCAAACGTAGGAGTATCAAAGTATCTCGGAGCGAGGTAAAGCTTTTTCGGAAAAATGTACCTTTAAAAACGGAAAAAAGAATAGTCGAGGTGGACCTGGAGTCTACGACGGACCAAGACAAAAAGGTGGACAAGGATAAGCCCCTTACAGAGACTGATGAAAGGTAAGGCATTTTTTTTTGGACTATTATCTTTCAATTTTTCCAAAACAATCCATGACTCGTCGTGAAGTTGGCTTAAAATTCCTTTGTCTTAGCGTAACTGTGTTCAGAACAAGAATTTGTGTTGAAGCATAGAATATTGTAAAGCCATCTAATGTAGTTAgattcgaatatgttgtgcgattcagaatcgattctcatttttaaaaaatcgatttattttttgtatcaatccaacaaaccactacgcagcaataccatgacaatgcaatccaattccaaaaccgaacctgacccagcaacactcagaaccgcaataaacagagcaattgagaagacacaaacacgacacagaacaaaccaaaagtaatgaaacaaaaatgaatattatcaacaacagtatcaatattagttataatttcagcatagcagtgattaaaaatccgtcactgacattatcattagacatttataaaaataataaaaaagaacaatagtgtcatagtggcttacacttgcatcgcatctcataagcttgacaacacactgtttttcacaaagataaaataagtcatatttttggttcgtttaatagttaaaacaaatttacattattgcaatcagttgataaaacattgtcctttaaaattataaaagcttttttaaaaaaaaatctacgactctgcttgcatgtcagcagactggggtagatcctgctgaaatcttatgtattgaatgaatacagaatcgttttgaaccggaaaaatatcgtttttgaatcgagaaccgaatcgaatcgaaaaaatcgatatattatcgaatcgatattgaatcgaaaggTTTGCAGCCCGAGTAGTTGTacagtgtcattttatttcaagaATTTGGAATGTATCATCTTAGAAATGTAGACACAACTAGAGTGATTATCtatgtatataatgtaaaaaaaaaacattctgcaaTGTGTATAAATTATGTTAAAATTCCCGTTTTGCCATCATATGTAGACGGCAAGATATGAAGAAACCGGAGAAGCCAACAGTTCCAATCCCAGGCCGAATTGCCGCTAAGATCAACCTATTTGAGCGCCAGTCAGCCTCGACGGGCCTCAAAAAGACCATTCAGATCCCGAGGAGCGCCGATGTCTCTCCTGCTAGAAAAACTACAGAGGGGCTCAAAGTGGATTTTCTACCCCCGGTGCAGAGGTCGAAATCAGCGGACCGATATGGCGCTGCCACTTCCAGCCCTGTGCCACCCGAACAGGAAATTAAGCTGACGGTCAAAGAGAGGGCAAAGAATTTTAAAGAGGATTCTACAAGAGATTTTAAATCAATGCTGCCTCAAAAGTCACCCAAGATAGGAATTACTAAAAAACCCATCAAATCCGTGGCAACCGCTGCATCAGAATCATCAGAACCCGACAGTCAGGGTAAACTGGAAACTAAAGCAATGACTGTGGTAACACTAAAACCAGACGGACAGGATACCACTGTTGGTGGGGTAAAACCTTCCACACCTATGAAACAACATAGCACCCAGACCTCAAAGGCAGATGGCCAGAATACGCAACTTAACAGTGTCCCACTGAAAAGCACAAATGATACAGCAGAACTGACTAATGATTTAAGTACACGGTCCAAAGTCGCTGCTAGATCAGGGTCTCGGTCTAAACGAAGAAAAAGTAAGGAGCCGACTAGTCCTGTGGGCGAAAATCGGGACAACGAGTCATCCTCAAGTAAACAAAATGTCTCCTCTGAAAAACAAGTTGATGATGTGGTCTTTCTACCACCTGATGAAGTAGAAGGAGTTACGTCTACtgaaaacacatttgtaaaaGAATCTGACGTTGCTGATACAAAAAAACAGTTGGATTCTCCTTTTGGAAAAGTGACCGACAAACTAGTCAACCGAGTAGAGGAAGTACCTGAATCGTCAGTCAACAAAGATGAACCCGATACTGTTGCTTCTAACTGGAAAACAAAGAAACCTGTTGACAAGGTTTTCGTTAGTTTGTCCCAAAGGGAGGACAAGACTGGGGGTGAGACCCGTCTACCCAAACGTGAGGTCAAAACTCCAGTAGAGGACAAACCTTCTCTCTCTCAGTCAGTAGAGCCTTTTAAGAAAATAAACTCTTTCATGGTGCAAGGACCACATGCTGAAATCTCAAAACTAGATGAAGGCACCTCAACGCAACCTGGATCAATAAGTAGACTAAAAGCAAGGCAAGACTACGTTATTGACACAAAACCAACCATTCAAAGTGAAGCCAAAGATGTTTCGAAATTAGAACGTCAGATTgagaaaaaagacaaagaaacgCCCGGAAAACTCAATCTAGACAAAAATATGAAACTGAATGTAGCTTTGCAGAATAGAGAAGACCTTTTGAGGACAGAAGGAAGTGTTGCCATGGATAATCAGACAAATCAGATTAAGACACAGGATAAAACGCAGCCTGTTAGCGATATTAATGCAGCCGTGTCAGTCCCTCCGAAAACGCTGAGCACAAATATGGAGAAGGCTGCAGCGTATTCAGTTATTCAGAGTAAAAAGACTGCAAGAGAGAGTCCTAAAGTGTTCTCCCAGGAAGAGACGGGTCGGTATGTGTCTGAGAAAATAAAATCACTAGAAAAAGCTCCTGCAGTTATTGCAACACAACAGCAGCTGCCTAATTTTGAGTCTTTGGAACAATTAGAAGGCGCAGTCAGTGACTCACATAAGCATGAAGCCAATTTGGGTGGTGACTTTAGTGCAAAGACTGAGCACGTAAGAGTGTCTTCTGACCCACCTGTGCTGATAAGTGCTCCCACGGACAACATGGTAACGGTTAGAAAGCCGACTCGTATTTCCGTCGAGACTACGAGCCAGGCCAGTGAGACACAAAGCTCAAAGGTAAACTCCTCAACAGATAAAGCATCGCTAACAAAGCCACAGATTGAGGAAGTAAATATCACAGAGACTCTCACTTCACGCGGAGGCTTAGACAAAACACAGCAGAAAACCTCTGACGACGTTCTTTCTAGTGCCGCTGTTGTTGAGATAGAAAAGACAGATAAAGGAAGCGATGCGCCGAGGACTAATGTGCTTCCGTCGAGCTTTAACAGTGATCTCTCCTCACCGCCAAGACAACACAGAGACGAACCAGACCTGAACAAACAAACTCTAAAAGCCATGACTTCCCCAAAGGCTAAAAAGCTCACCGCGGATCAAAACCAGTCTCCGTCCCCTAAGAAACAGAATTCGCCACGAGGACTGGGCACGGATGATTCTTCATTTCAGCAGCACGACGCGCCCTCGAGTTGGCTGGACGTGGACTTCCCAAAGCACAGACTTAAACTCCCCGGACCCAAACTAAGCGCCTCTTCCAGCGAAAGCAATCTCCTGGACACAGCGGATGAGCTCGATGATGAAGACTTCATTCAGAAGATCCAGAAACTTTGTGCTCCCTTTTCCCTCCCACCTCGAAAACACAACCAACTCCGGCCACCTCAGCCCCCTTTTGCAATGCCCGCCATCCGGGAAGCCCGCTTTGAGAAGACATTTGACCCGGAGGAGTTTGAAATCGGCCTCAGAAAGAAGAGTCGCTCCTTCGACACGGGCTCTAACATCTTACCTAAACTTCAGAGCACAGAAGCCAAAACTGCCGCTAAGCCTGCTAGGGCGAGTATCGTAGATAGATGTCTGTTGATTAGTAGTCTGGATACTTCTTCTCATTCGAAAGATAAGACACCAAACAGCACCGAGGCGGACACTAAGGAAGAGAAAGACGATCACATCATCAGGAAGTCTCGCTTAGAGGGAAGTTGTGTCCTTAGCAGTCTCACATCGCCTAGTTTCAAGGGGCGGCGAAATGGTGCAGTTCCACAAGGCACCAACTCCAGTGATGTGTCGCCCCAGCTTAGCCCGTTATCCGAGCCAACCTCGCCCGTTCCCACTCCAGACTACTTGACCAGGCAAAAAGAAGACCGAGTTCTGCCTACAGGGGCTGTGGTCGGTGACTCAGGCCCTCCGTTTCCCTCATTTAACGACATCAAGCTGCCTGACTATTTAGAGAAGTACCGCTCCCTGGATCCAGGAACAGCAGGGCAAAGCACGATGAAAACAGAGGTTGGTTTTAAAATCCCATTTTCAAGGTTGTGTCGGTTGCATAGTAactaaatgtacaaaccccgtttccatatgagttgggaaattgtgttagatgtaaatataaacggaaaacaatgattggcaaatcctttttcaacccatattcagttgaatgcactacaaagacaatatatttgatgttcaaactcataaactttattttttttttttgcaaataacaattaacttaaaatttcatggctgtaacacgtgccaaagtagttgggaaagggtatgttcaccactgtgttacatcaccttttcttttaacatcactcaataaacgtttgggaaatgaggaaagtaattgttgaagctttgaaagtggaattctttcccattcttgtttta comes from Nerophis ophidion isolate RoL-2023_Sa linkage group LG24, RoL_Noph_v1.0, whole genome shotgun sequence and encodes:
- the LOC133542349 gene encoding beta/gamma crystallin domain-containing protein 1-like isoform X1; protein product: MFTNYIKNLNDMVFTTSDNPEEPQSPGVLGRIGSWLTPWKGRSPNSPTENSSPTRDRALKSEDEESEKPARKHQLGEKEKSSNPDPLGPSRDFSCFEEVVATQSAHREHSVVSSSVAAGGGPREAEFFDSKKKRIGQANKGSHAPLAGGNSDSLSSYLTDLSATSSSSEQGVVWNSDQGQAHSLAQTAAQAQAGKRLHVYVEETSVTHCGQDTLTGQEVILTKIEKKLPVFQKSKSSESPSVDSLRSLTSKAEVNKSANLRPPVVPQTDSIETQQGVSQKLHKDRQLELEPDKKQTEAGNMGRKNSAKKKTRKNNQGDGGCSSQEKLPVNVQPVQEGFPSPNSSATSPQGESPQSQVEEQPTDSSSKHGLTSLASPGGGENETSCPNATKNADNFLGSHPVTATADGRADMEDDEQFYRVERKTETPESKRRSIKVSRSEVKLFRKNVPLKTEKRIVEVDLESTTDQDKKVDKDKPLTETDERRQDMKKPEKPTVPIPGRIAAKINLFERQSASTGLKKTIQIPRSADVSPARKTTEGLKVDFLPPVQRSKSADRYGAATSSPVPPEQEIKLTVKERAKNFKEDSTRDFKSMLPQKSPKIGITKKPIKSVATAASESSEPDSQGKLETKAMTVVTLKPDGQDTTVGGVKPSTPMKQHSTQTSKADGQNTQLNSVPLKSTNDTAELTNDLSTRSKVAARSGSRSKRRKSKEPTSPVGENRDNESSSSKQNVSSEKQVDDVVFLPPDEVEGVTSTENTFVKESDVADTKKQLDSPFGKVTDKLVNRVEEVPESSVNKDEPDTVASNWKTKKPVDKVFVSLSQREDKTGGETRLPKREVKTPVEDKPSLSQSVEPFKKINSFMVQGPHAEISKLDEGTSTQPGSISRLKARQDYVIDTKPTIQSEAKDVSKLERQIEKKDKETPGKLNLDKNMKLNVALQNREDLLRTEGSVAMDNQTNQIKTQDKTQPVSDINAAVSVPPKTLSTNMEKAAAYSVIQSKKTARESPKVFSQEETGRYVSEKIKSLEKAPAVIATQQQLPNFESLEQLEGAVSDSHKHEANLGGDFSAKTEHVRVSSDPPVLISAPTDNMVTVRKPTRISVETTSQASETQSSKVNSSTDKASLTKPQIEEVNITETLTSRGGLDKTQQKTSDDVLSSAAVVEIEKTDKGSDAPRTNVLPSSFNSDLSSPPRQHRDEPDLNKQTLKAMTSPKAKKLTADQNQSPSPKKQNSPRGLGTDDSSFQQHDAPSSWLDVDFPKHRLKLPGPKLSASSSESNLLDTADELDDEDFIQKIQKLCAPFSLPPRKHNQLRPPQPPFAMPAIREARFEKTFDPEEFEIGLRKKSRSFDTGSNILPKLQSTEAKTAAKPARASIVDRCLLISSLDTSSHSKDKTPNSTEADTKEEKDDHIIRKSRLEGSCVLSSLTSPSFKGRRNGAVPQGTNSSDVSPQLSPLSEPTSPVPTPDYLTRQKEDRVLPTGAVVGDSGPPFPSFNDIKLPDYLEKYRSLDPGTAGQSTMKTEVTTAHVREQDLVAKPGSNPPYAVPPSFPGNTPSPYPAPSETQQLLSQGMLCKNERTAKGFHRRPGKIVLFPEAQFSGQAYEIYRDLADATHLKLSNIISVKVIRGCWILYEKPDFQGRCIALEEGGLELINEWAEPAQNNTAPMLIGSVRLAVCDYSTPHIDLFTEPEGHGRVTPYHDDTIETGSFGIPLSTASIQVHSGLWLVFSDPGFQGMLAVLETGIYPFPETWGFPSPFVGSLKPLKMGGFKVENPNEVKALVYEKPGFEGSRLEIDGEVFSFCNDGEDDVNGDAPKLESVGSLKIIGGFWVGYNEPGFEGQQYILEEGEYLDCSDWGGSGQILSLRPIMSDFISPHIKMFSNRDFSDRGVNIDLIVPVIHMDHTGYGIKTESVDVISGIWVVFEEPSFCGESYILEKGLYGCPEDWGAQQHRIASVMPVVLDDFENMAKFKVQLFSQPAFQGAVLSLEEDMAAVQQGFTVASCKVLVGSWLAFEGQDFTGRMYLLEEGNYPDLRAMGCVNADADILSLLTVGFEFSQPSIILFERCGLHGKRLVLTDGCVNLQLAEGCARVQSVLVEGGVWILYEGINYRGAQILVRPGEVPDWRLFSKWSKVGSLRPLLQRQVHFRLRNRQTRLMMSVSGDVDEVKLLRIQEAEETHGLEQVWVYRGGHLHCKLLEECCLSPSGSVIIAGSRVGLTPERDHHVWSITPQGFIRYMPNSDLVLEVKGGNHYDKNQVILNTLDPNKLHQTWDVEVI
- the LOC133542349 gene encoding beta/gamma crystallin domain-containing protein 1-like isoform X2, giving the protein MSDNPEEPQSPGVLGRIGSWLTPWKGRSPNSPTENSSPTRDRALKSEDEESEKPARKHQLGEKEKSSNPDPLGPSRDFSCFEEVVATQSAHREHSVVSSSVAAGGGPREAEFFDSKKKRIGQANKGSHAPLAGGNSDSLSSYLTDLSATSSSSEQGVVWNSDQGQAHSLAQTAAQAQAGKRLHVYVEETSVTHCGQDTLTGQEVILTKIEKKLPVFQKSKSSESPSVDSLRSLTSKAEVNKSANLRPPVVPQTDSIETQQGVSQKLHKDRQLELEPDKKQTEAGNMGRKNSAKKKTRKNNQGDGGCSSQEKLPVNVQPVQEGFPSPNSSATSPQGESPQSQVEEQPTDSSSKHGLTSLASPGGGENETSCPNATKNADNFLGSHPVTATADGRADMEDDEQFYRVERKTETPESKRRSIKVSRSEVKLFRKNVPLKTEKRIVEVDLESTTDQDKKVDKDKPLTETDERRQDMKKPEKPTVPIPGRIAAKINLFERQSASTGLKKTIQIPRSADVSPARKTTEGLKVDFLPPVQRSKSADRYGAATSSPVPPEQEIKLTVKERAKNFKEDSTRDFKSMLPQKSPKIGITKKPIKSVATAASESSEPDSQGKLETKAMTVVTLKPDGQDTTVGGVKPSTPMKQHSTQTSKADGQNTQLNSVPLKSTNDTAELTNDLSTRSKVAARSGSRSKRRKSKEPTSPVGENRDNESSSSKQNVSSEKQVDDVVFLPPDEVEGVTSTENTFVKESDVADTKKQLDSPFGKVTDKLVNRVEEVPESSVNKDEPDTVASNWKTKKPVDKVFVSLSQREDKTGGETRLPKREVKTPVEDKPSLSQSVEPFKKINSFMVQGPHAEISKLDEGTSTQPGSISRLKARQDYVIDTKPTIQSEAKDVSKLERQIEKKDKETPGKLNLDKNMKLNVALQNREDLLRTEGSVAMDNQTNQIKTQDKTQPVSDINAAVSVPPKTLSTNMEKAAAYSVIQSKKTARESPKVFSQEETGRYVSEKIKSLEKAPAVIATQQQLPNFESLEQLEGAVSDSHKHEANLGGDFSAKTEHVRVSSDPPVLISAPTDNMVTVRKPTRISVETTSQASETQSSKVNSSTDKASLTKPQIEEVNITETLTSRGGLDKTQQKTSDDVLSSAAVVEIEKTDKGSDAPRTNVLPSSFNSDLSSPPRQHRDEPDLNKQTLKAMTSPKAKKLTADQNQSPSPKKQNSPRGLGTDDSSFQQHDAPSSWLDVDFPKHRLKLPGPKLSASSSESNLLDTADELDDEDFIQKIQKLCAPFSLPPRKHNQLRPPQPPFAMPAIREARFEKTFDPEEFEIGLRKKSRSFDTGSNILPKLQSTEAKTAAKPARASIVDRCLLISSLDTSSHSKDKTPNSTEADTKEEKDDHIIRKSRLEGSCVLSSLTSPSFKGRRNGAVPQGTNSSDVSPQLSPLSEPTSPVPTPDYLTRQKEDRVLPTGAVVGDSGPPFPSFNDIKLPDYLEKYRSLDPGTAGQSTMKTEVTTAHVREQDLVAKPGSNPPYAVPPSFPGNTPSPYPAPSETQQLLSQGMLCKNERTAKGFHRRPGKIVLFPEAQFSGQAYEIYRDLADATHLKLSNIISVKVIRGCWILYEKPDFQGRCIALEEGGLELINEWAEPAQNNTAPMLIGSVRLAVCDYSTPHIDLFTEPEGHGRVTPYHDDTIETGSFGIPLSTASIQVHSGLWLVFSDPGFQGMLAVLETGIYPFPETWGFPSPFVGSLKPLKMGGFKVENPNEVKALVYEKPGFEGSRLEIDGEVFSFCNDGEDDVNGDAPKLESVGSLKIIGGFWVGYNEPGFEGQQYILEEGEYLDCSDWGGSGQILSLRPIMSDFISPHIKMFSNRDFSDRGVNIDLIVPVIHMDHTGYGIKTESVDVISGIWVVFEEPSFCGESYILEKGLYGCPEDWGAQQHRIASVMPVVLDDFENMAKFKVQLFSQPAFQGAVLSLEEDMAAVQQGFTVASCKVLVGSWLAFEGQDFTGRMYLLEEGNYPDLRAMGCVNADADILSLLTVGFEFSQPSIILFERCGLHGKRLVLTDGCVNLQLAEGCARVQSVLVEGGVWILYEGINYRGAQILVRPGEVPDWRLFSKWSKVGSLRPLLQRQVHFRLRNRQTRLMMSVSGDVDEVKLLRIQEAEETHGLEQVWVYRGGHLHCKLLEECCLSPSGSVIIAGSRVGLTPERDHHVWSITPQGFIRYMPNSDLVLEVKGGNHYDKNQVILNTLDPNKLHQTWDVEVI